In one Armatimonadota bacterium genomic region, the following are encoded:
- a CDS encoding DUF58 domain-containing protein — protein sequence MFSQGWLIVGSLLLILGLAAHSGGPFLVGLVVLLGAGTSYLSHRYCLHSVAFRRSFVPRRAFHGEEITLTLEVTNRKPLPLAWLEVTDELPEEVVPRRGRIIPSLRQRRQHLVHLFSLRWYERVRRRVTIMCMARGYFPLGPARLRSGDLFGLTSQGRTLEGADHLIVYPKIVPLEALGIPALHPIGDHRAPRPLLEDPTRTIGVRGYQTTDPVRRVHWKATARIGRLQTRQYESTTTHRLVILLNMDTLGEYAEYRGFIRPLLELNIMVAASLAAWAEEQGIPVGLHANGYLPDRLRRVRLAPALGAVHLTAILEALAKVFSTPVMPLGDLMALEAGALPWGTTAIIVTAVVDPPLLAGIARLQEAGHSPVLVLIGDRAADPRLGIPTHRVRGEAGWRAMDEIRLV from the coding sequence ATGTTCTCGCAGGGATGGCTGATCGTAGGGAGCCTGCTGCTCATCCTGGGCTTGGCCGCGCACAGCGGAGGGCCGTTCCTGGTAGGTCTGGTCGTCCTGCTGGGCGCCGGGACTTCCTACCTGTCGCACCGGTACTGTCTCCACAGCGTGGCGTTCCGCCGATCGTTCGTACCTAGAAGAGCATTCCACGGCGAAGAGATCACCCTTACGCTGGAGGTCACCAACCGCAAGCCGCTCCCACTCGCCTGGCTCGAGGTCACGGACGAACTGCCGGAAGAGGTCGTGCCCAGGCGCGGCCGCATCATCCCCAGCCTACGCCAGCGCCGCCAGCACCTGGTGCACCTGTTCTCGCTGCGGTGGTACGAGCGCGTGCGCCGGCGCGTCACGATCATGTGCATGGCCCGCGGGTACTTCCCGCTGGGACCGGCGCGGCTGCGCTCGGGCGATCTGTTCGGGCTCACCTCGCAGGGCCGCACCCTGGAGGGGGCCGACCACCTGATCGTCTATCCCAAGATAGTACCGCTGGAGGCTTTGGGGATTCCCGCGCTTCATCCGATCGGCGACCACCGCGCGCCGCGCCCGCTGCTTGAGGACCCGACCCGCACCATCGGGGTGCGGGGCTACCAGACTACCGATCCCGTGCGCCGCGTCCACTGGAAGGCCACCGCCCGCATCGGGCGCCTGCAGACGCGGCAGTACGAGTCCACCACAACCCATAGGTTGGTGATCCTCCTCAACATGGACACCCTGGGCGAGTACGCCGAGTACCGGGGCTTCATCCGCCCGCTGCTGGAGCTCAACATCATGGTCGCGGCGTCGCTCGCGGCCTGGGCCGAGGAGCAGGGGATCCCAGTTGGGCTGCACGCAAACGGATACCTGCCCGATCGGCTACGGCGCGTGCGGCTGGCGCCGGCGCTAGGCGCGGTGCACCTTACGGCGATCCTGGAAGCGCTGGCCAAGGTGTTTTCCACGCCCGTTATGCCGCTGGGCGACCTGATGGCGCTCGAGGCAGGGGCACTCCCGTGGGGCACGACCGCGATCATCGTTACCGCCGTTGTGGATCCACCGCTGCTGGCAGGCATCGCCCGGCTCCAGGAGGCGGGTCACAGCCCGGTTTTGGTGCTCATCGGCGATCGGGCGGCCGATCCGCGACTCGGCATTCCCACGCATCGCGTGAGAGGGGAGGCGGGCTGGCGTGCGATGGACGAGATCCGGCTCGTCTGA
- a CDS encoding DUF4129 domain-containing protein encodes MGLLLPVARAVMEFCWLYPWLVLVGGGFYGATGPILSAGWAFLLLVGAEVAVRQILERPGFPWHAGAGDSLRHARILLVGIGVVLGLAAVHGQYYAHLPVWHPTWVATLLQAAHDVLPEVSKPVAAALAAACLWWRGLVLGARHVGAMEIEEAYKTGVGMVVVYLAAAVVYADARGFAAAGPEMPPTMLAFFFLGLSALALARLAAIWEQSRPAERSQIPTRAWVLLITGVVGLIVLAAGMMAGMATADVFKYVGVVLRPLIPVVEALFVVLFVVAGLVVRVLIAILSRLPRREMPDIGPAPTVFDDLLRRLREFEMHPQVVSGARWGMVLVVIAILVAGMALAVVLRRRRERRPDEDDHESVWSVREMLRGLAGWLPRLGRRQEDGDGSAVPAVGAIRRIYRELLGLGADLGAPRHAWATPREHEPRLRGVLPESAAEVELLTAAYERVRYGAWRSAAVEVRAAVEALERAKAAATALSTGPAGSASSEERSR; translated from the coding sequence GTGGGCCTGCTGCTGCCCGTCGCGCGCGCGGTCATGGAATTCTGCTGGCTCTACCCGTGGCTCGTCCTGGTCGGTGGAGGCTTCTACGGCGCGACCGGCCCCATACTGTCAGCGGGGTGGGCTTTCCTGCTGCTGGTGGGCGCGGAGGTGGCCGTACGGCAGATACTGGAGCGCCCCGGATTCCCGTGGCATGCAGGGGCCGGCGATTCGCTACGGCATGCGCGTATCCTGCTGGTCGGCATCGGAGTCGTTCTGGGGTTGGCCGCCGTACACGGGCAGTACTATGCCCACCTTCCGGTGTGGCATCCCACCTGGGTGGCAACCCTGCTCCAGGCCGCACACGACGTCCTGCCGGAAGTTTCCAAACCGGTGGCCGCCGCGCTCGCCGCCGCGTGCCTCTGGTGGCGCGGGCTCGTGCTGGGCGCGCGTCATGTTGGGGCCATGGAGATCGAGGAGGCGTACAAGACCGGCGTAGGAATGGTCGTCGTCTATCTTGCGGCCGCCGTGGTCTATGCCGACGCGCGCGGATTCGCGGCCGCCGGGCCCGAGATGCCGCCGACGATGCTGGCGTTCTTCTTCCTGGGGCTCTCGGCGTTGGCGCTGGCGCGATTGGCCGCGATCTGGGAGCAGAGCCGGCCGGCCGAGCGCAGCCAGATTCCCACGAGGGCCTGGGTGTTGCTGATTACTGGTGTCGTTGGCCTGATAGTGCTGGCCGCAGGCATGATGGCCGGGATGGCCACGGCCGATGTTTTCAAGTACGTCGGGGTGGTGCTCCGGCCGCTGATACCCGTGGTAGAGGCGCTGTTCGTGGTCCTGTTCGTGGTGGCGGGCCTTGTCGTGAGGGTGCTCATCGCGATCCTCTCGCGCCTGCCGCGCCGCGAGATGCCTGATATCGGCCCGGCCCCCACGGTCTTCGACGACCTGCTCCGCCGCCTGCGCGAGTTCGAGATGCACCCTCAGGTGGTCTCTGGCGCGCGGTGGGGCATGGTGCTGGTCGTGATCGCGATCCTGGTCGCCGGCATGGCCCTGGCCGTCGTGCTACGGCGGCGGCGCGAGCGCAGACCCGACGAGGACGATCACGAGTCGGTATGGTCGGTGCGTGAAATGCTGCGCGGGCTGGCCGGCTGGCTGCCGCGGCTCGGGCGCCGGCAGGAAGATGGCGACGGGTCGGCCGTTCCGGCCGTTGGTGCGATCCGGCGGATCTATCGAGAGCTGCTCGGCCTCGGCGCAGATCTGGGAGCGCCGCGCCATGCCTGGGCGACGCCGCGCGAGCACGAGCCGCGGCTGCGCGGGGTGCTACCCGAATCCGCCGCCGAGGTGGAGCTGCTCACCGCGGCGTATGAGCGGGTGCGGTACGGTGCGTGGCGTTCGGCCGCGGTGGAAGTGCGCGCGGCCGTGGAGGCCCTGGAACGCGCCAAGGCGGCTGCTACGGCGCTTTCTACGGGGCCTGCGGGTTCGGCTTCTTCTGAGGAACGCAGCAGATGA